In Nocardioides palaemonis, a single genomic region encodes these proteins:
- a CDS encoding acyltransferase family protein: protein MAPPSRDPWLDNVKMVLVTLVVIGHAIGLVEASQGSHWVYDFIYMWHIPAFVFVSGYLSKSFEWDRRRMKSLVYTLAIPYLLFEPALFYYRKLVVGEGVEGPIWLVPHWTMWYLIVLLMWRLVTPILKRHWLFLPLSVIVSLAGGLWNDDSLMIPRFLGLLPFFVLGLHLKPRHLAHLDDVWVKVAAVPTLVGIGVMALYTDTWAETALLWYDTGYSDIPISNEIVFQTRLTVMMVGLLGAFAAMALVPRRNLGWFTTMGTATMVVYLFHGFVIKTVKVLGWPDFTAAHPHLGLVLTIAGAIGLALLLASPPVRRVLEPFTNPLGWLEKRRDRRSPAPTSA, encoded by the coding sequence GTGGCTCCCCCGTCCCGCGATCCCTGGCTCGACAACGTCAAGATGGTGCTGGTCACCCTCGTGGTCATCGGGCACGCGATCGGCCTGGTCGAGGCCAGCCAGGGCAGCCACTGGGTCTACGACTTCATCTACATGTGGCACATCCCGGCCTTCGTGTTCGTCAGCGGCTACCTCTCGAAGTCCTTCGAGTGGGACCGGCGCCGGATGAAGAGCCTGGTCTACACGCTCGCGATCCCCTACCTGCTCTTCGAGCCGGCGCTCTTCTACTACCGCAAGCTGGTGGTCGGGGAGGGCGTGGAGGGCCCGATCTGGCTCGTCCCGCACTGGACGATGTGGTACCTCATCGTGCTGCTGATGTGGCGCCTGGTGACGCCGATCCTCAAGCGGCACTGGCTGTTCCTGCCCCTGTCGGTGATCGTCAGCCTGGCCGGCGGACTGTGGAACGACGACTCGCTGATGATCCCACGGTTCCTCGGCCTGCTGCCGTTCTTCGTCCTCGGCCTCCACCTCAAGCCGCGCCACCTCGCCCACCTCGACGACGTGTGGGTGAAGGTCGCCGCGGTCCCCACGCTGGTCGGGATCGGCGTGATGGCGCTCTACACCGACACGTGGGCCGAGACCGCGCTGCTCTGGTACGACACCGGCTACTCCGACATCCCGATCTCCAACGAGATCGTCTTCCAGACCCGGCTCACGGTGATGATGGTCGGCCTGCTCGGCGCCTTCGCGGCGATGGCGCTGGTGCCACGGCGCAACCTCGGCTGGTTCACCACGATGGGCACCGCGACGATGGTCGTCTACCTCTTCCACGGCTTCGTCATCAAGACCGTGAAGGTGCTGGGGTGGCCCGACTTCACCGCGGCCCACCCCCACCTCGGGCTGGTCCTGACGATCGCCGGGGCGATCGGGCTGGCGCTGCTGCTCGCGAGCCCGCCGGTGCGCCGGGTGCTCGAGCCGTTCACCAACCCGCTGGGGTGGCTGGAGAAGCGGCGAGACCGTCGCAGTCCGGCCCCCACGTCGGCCTGA
- a CDS encoding lysophospholipid acyltransferase family protein → MGETTYRVVNALGRGAIRALGMRVHWSGLEHLPEEGPVLLAATHVSFLDFLLLEHAALEQGRFLRFLTRHDVWDVPLVGAAMTAMRHVPVDRAAPAGAYLEARRLLVEGEAVCVFPEAGLSHSYTVRPLMRGAVALARETGVPVLPVALWGPQRIWSVGRTDARGRKPRPDLTRGRRVDVSIGAPLHVAPDDDPVATTHVLGSRLTAMLEGLQSLPEHRPAAGEHAPWYPAHLGGHAPTRGEAASLDLVPRAAVRPTWGPDCDGLAASPATPAGW, encoded by the coding sequence GTGGGCGAGACGACGTACCGGGTGGTCAACGCGCTCGGTCGCGGCGCGATCCGGGCGCTGGGGATGCGGGTGCACTGGTCCGGGCTCGAGCACCTGCCCGAGGAGGGCCCGGTGCTGCTCGCGGCGACGCACGTGAGCTTCCTCGACTTCCTCCTCCTCGAGCACGCGGCGCTGGAGCAGGGGCGGTTCCTGCGGTTCCTCACCCGGCACGACGTGTGGGACGTGCCCCTGGTGGGGGCGGCGATGACCGCGATGCGTCACGTGCCGGTGGACCGTGCGGCCCCGGCCGGCGCCTACCTCGAGGCCCGTCGGTTGCTGGTCGAGGGGGAGGCCGTGTGCGTGTTCCCGGAGGCCGGGCTCAGCCACTCCTACACGGTGCGACCGCTGATGCGCGGTGCGGTCGCGCTGGCCCGCGAGACCGGGGTGCCGGTGCTGCCGGTGGCGCTGTGGGGTCCTCAGCGGATCTGGTCGGTGGGGCGCACCGATGCGCGCGGCAGGAAGCCGAGGCCCGACCTGACCCGCGGACGGCGGGTGGACGTCAGCATCGGCGCGCCCCTGCACGTGGCGCCGGACGACGACCCGGTCGCGACCACCCACGTCCTCGGGAGCCGCCTGACGGCGATGCTCGAGGGACTCCAGTCCCTGCCCGAGCACCGTCCGGCCGCGGGCGAGCACGCGCCGTGGTACCCCGCCCACCTCGGCGGCCACGCGCCGACGCGCGGGGAGGCCGCGAGCCTCGACCTGGTGCCGCGCGCAGCCGTCAGGCCGACGTGGGGGCCGGACTGCGACGGTCTCGCCGCTTCTCCAGCCACCCCAGCGGGTTGGTGA
- a CDS encoding geranylgeranyl reductase family protein, with protein sequence MTIPTTIPASTDVLVVGAGPAGSAAAAWAARAGLDVVLADAATFPRDKTCGDGLTPRAIGEMQKLGLEPWLRDHTVNQGLRAHGFGQTLLLPWPGGSLPDWGSAVARTELDDHLRTVAITSGATALDDARAVGVRRDGERVAAVEFRGSQARTSTTERGSRGTFEIACRWLVVADGVRSPLGKLLGREWHRDTVYAVAGRSYVDSDRSDDPWISSHLELRDEEGALVSGYGWIFPLGDGSVNLGAGTLATIRRPAEVAIKPLMQTYADTIGKDFGLSGQLRSPTSALLPMGGAVSNVAGPNWALVGDAAACVNPLNGEGIDYGLETGRLVAEHLASGTGLGEAWRSTLVEHYGESFSIARRLAGIATQPKVVSALGPAGMRSDWLMTLALRWMGNLVDDADRDRAARVWRWAGRRSMARDARPPFS encoded by the coding sequence GTGACGATCCCCACCACGATCCCGGCCTCGACCGACGTCCTCGTCGTCGGCGCCGGCCCCGCGGGCTCCGCCGCTGCCGCGTGGGCGGCGCGTGCCGGCCTCGACGTCGTCCTCGCGGACGCCGCGACCTTCCCGCGCGACAAGACCTGCGGCGACGGGCTCACCCCGCGCGCGATCGGTGAGATGCAGAAGCTCGGGCTCGAGCCGTGGCTGCGCGACCACACCGTCAACCAGGGCCTGCGTGCCCACGGCTTCGGGCAGACGCTGCTGCTGCCGTGGCCGGGCGGCTCGCTGCCCGACTGGGGTTCCGCGGTCGCGCGCACCGAGCTCGACGACCACCTGCGGACGGTGGCGATCACCAGCGGCGCGACCGCGCTCGACGACGCGCGGGCGGTCGGCGTACGACGCGACGGCGAGCGGGTCGCGGCCGTCGAGTTTCGAGGCTCGCAAGCTCGCACCTCAACCACCGAACGCGGCTCGCGGGGGACGTTCGAGATCGCCTGCCGCTGGCTCGTCGTGGCCGACGGCGTGCGCTCGCCGCTGGGCAAGCTGCTCGGGCGCGAGTGGCACCGCGACACCGTCTACGCGGTCGCCGGCCGGTCCTACGTCGACTCCGACCGCTCCGACGACCCGTGGATCAGCTCGCACCTCGAGCTCCGCGACGAGGAGGGTGCGCTGGTGTCCGGCTACGGCTGGATCTTCCCGCTCGGCGACGGCTCGGTGAACCTCGGCGCCGGCACGCTCGCGACCATCCGCCGCCCGGCCGAGGTCGCCATCAAGCCGCTGATGCAGACCTACGCGGACACGATCGGCAAGGACTTCGGGCTCTCCGGCCAGCTCCGGTCGCCCACCTCCGCGCTGCTGCCGATGGGTGGTGCGGTGAGCAACGTCGCCGGGCCCAACTGGGCGCTCGTCGGCGACGCGGCGGCGTGCGTCAACCCGCTCAACGGCGAGGGCATCGACTACGGCCTCGAGACCGGGCGGCTGGTCGCCGAGCACCTCGCGTCCGGCACCGGGCTCGGCGAGGCCTGGCGCTCGACACTGGTCGAGCACTACGGCGAGTCCTTCTCGATCGCCCGGCGGCTCGCCGGGATCGCCACCCAGCCCAAGGTGGTCTCCGCGCTCGGCCCGGCCGGCATGCGGTCCGACTGGCTGATGACGCTCGCGCTGCGCTGGATGGGCAACCTGGTCGACGACGCCGACCGTGACCGCGCCGCGCGCGTGTGGCGGTGGGCCGGACGTCGCTCGATGGCGCGCGACGCCCGCCCGCCGTTCAGCTGA
- a CDS encoding sugar phosphate isomerase/epimerase family protein, producing MCFGHDGDAALERSLQAKGASRRGLIRGAAGATAGVAALGALGAAPASAAGRSTGKGHGHGHGHGGHGRRALDTDLISIQLYTLRSAAAAPGSGPAAIGHPAVLEALARYGYDRVELAGLYGETPASMRTLLDGLGLRATSSHDGISADTGAAHAKLQGAVALGQRYVNVPYLASSSLADWQRWADQMNAEAALAKGYGLRYGYHNHAHEFTTDLGGGLTPWEVLMDRLDRRLVHLEVDLYWAFTAGVNTGHTTAESALRFAKDVIDEAPLRVRQYHVKDRTAMGTAPAEADMCDLGVGVIDFASLFAHHQVEEYIVENDTPDNLAAPLLTAAVGRLYLEHLRF from the coding sequence ATGTGCTTCGGACACGACGGTGACGCGGCGCTCGAGCGCTCGCTGCAGGCGAAGGGCGCGAGCCGCCGCGGACTGATCAGGGGCGCCGCCGGCGCGACGGCGGGCGTCGCAGCGCTCGGCGCGCTCGGCGCGGCACCCGCCTCGGCCGCGGGCCGCAGCACGGGCAAGGGCCACGGCCACGGCCACGGCCATGGCGGGCACGGGCGCCGCGCGCTCGACACGGACCTGATCAGCATCCAGCTCTACACGCTGCGCTCGGCGGCGGCCGCCCCCGGCTCCGGCCCGGCCGCGATCGGCCACCCGGCGGTACTCGAGGCCCTCGCGCGCTACGGCTACGACCGCGTCGAGCTCGCCGGGCTCTACGGCGAGACGCCGGCCAGCATGCGTACGCTCCTCGACGGCCTCGGCCTGCGCGCGACGTCGAGCCACGACGGCATCAGCGCCGACACCGGGGCGGCGCACGCCAAGCTCCAGGGCGCGGTCGCGCTCGGCCAGCGCTACGTCAACGTCCCCTACCTCGCCTCGTCCTCGCTCGCGGACTGGCAGAGGTGGGCCGACCAGATGAACGCCGAGGCGGCGCTGGCCAAGGGCTACGGCCTGCGCTACGGCTACCACAACCACGCCCACGAGTTCACGACCGACCTCGGCGGCGGCCTGACGCCGTGGGAGGTCCTGATGGACCGGCTCGACCGGCGCCTCGTGCACCTCGAGGTCGACCTCTACTGGGCCTTCACCGCGGGGGTGAACACCGGCCACACGACGGCCGAGTCCGCGCTGCGGTTCGCGAAGGACGTCATCGACGAGGCGCCGCTGCGGGTCCGGCAGTACCACGTCAAGGACCGCACGGCGATGGGCACGGCCCCCGCCGAGGCGGACATGTGCGACCTCGGCGTCGGGGTCATCGACTTCGCCTCGCTCTTCGCCCACCACCAGGTGGAGGAGTACATCGTCGAGAACGACACCCCTGACAACCTGGCGGCGCCGCTGCTCACCGCGGCGGTCGGCCGCCTGTACCTCGAGCACCTGCGGTTCTGA
- a CDS encoding DUF4232 domain-containing protein — MVRSVWHRSLLLLLGTCGLVLVATAYVHPGAPPARAAATSVSVATPECRTSQLHADYRARDAAAGHRYGVVRLRNTGDRACVLQGYGGLSYVGGGDGTQVGAAADREPATARRVVLAPGERALSRVAETVAENYPRGRCHPTPVDGFRVYAPDATRALFVAHRTTGCADDAVHLLSHRPYHA; from the coding sequence ATGGTCCGTTCCGTGTGGCACCGCTCGCTCCTGCTCCTCCTCGGCACCTGTGGCCTCGTCCTGGTGGCGACGGCCTACGTCCATCCCGGAGCGCCGCCCGCCCGGGCGGCCGCGACCTCGGTCTCGGTCGCGACCCCGGAGTGCCGGACGTCCCAGCTGCACGCCGACTACCGCGCCCGTGACGCCGCGGCCGGGCACCGCTACGGCGTGGTCCGGCTGCGCAACACCGGTGACCGCGCCTGCGTGCTGCAGGGCTACGGCGGGCTGTCCTACGTCGGCGGCGGCGACGGCACCCAGGTCGGTGCCGCGGCCGACCGAGAGCCCGCGACCGCGCGCCGGGTCGTCCTCGCGCCCGGTGAGCGCGCCCTGAGCCGGGTCGCGGAGACGGTGGCCGAGAACTACCCGCGCGGCCGCTGCCACCCCACCCCGGTCGACGGCTTCCGCGTCTACGCCCCCGACGCCACCCGCGCACTGTTCGTCGCCCACCGCACGACCGGGTGCGCGGACGACGCCGTCCACCTGCTGTCGCACCGCCCGTACCACGCCTGA